A section of the Streptomyces sp. Je 1-369 genome encodes:
- a CDS encoding acyl-CoA dehydrogenase family protein yields the protein MDFAYDARTEELRGKLLAFMDEHVHPAEAVADEQRAALASPWDTPAVVGELKAEARRQGLWNLFFVDQHTLPGAEHGAGLTNLQYAPLAEITGRSPQLAPTALNCAAPDTGNMEVLAQFGSEAQRKQWLEPLLAGEIRSAFAMTEPEVASSDATNITTRIERSADGSEYVISGRKWYISGAMNPDCKIFIVMGKTDPDGADIRRQQSMVLVPRDTPGLEVRRAMRVYGYEDHYHGGHAEVVFDRVRVPVSNLIGEEGGGFAIAQARLGPGRIHHCMRLIGMAERAIELMCRRAVSRTAFGKPLAQQGVVQEWIADARVAVEQLRLLVLKTAWLMDTVGNKGAHTEIQSIKIATPRAVVDILDRAVQLHGAGGVSQDFPLAELWAAARTLRLADGPDEVHQRSLARRELKRYV from the coding sequence GTGGACTTCGCGTACGACGCCCGCACCGAAGAGCTGCGCGGCAAGCTGCTCGCCTTCATGGACGAGCACGTCCACCCGGCCGAGGCCGTCGCCGACGAGCAGCGCGCCGCGCTCGCCTCCCCCTGGGACACCCCCGCCGTCGTCGGGGAGTTGAAGGCCGAGGCGCGCAGGCAGGGCCTGTGGAATCTCTTCTTCGTGGACCAGCACACCCTGCCCGGCGCGGAGCACGGCGCCGGGCTCACCAACCTCCAGTACGCGCCGCTCGCCGAGATCACCGGCCGCTCCCCGCAACTCGCCCCCACCGCGCTGAACTGCGCCGCGCCCGACACCGGCAACATGGAGGTGCTCGCGCAGTTCGGCAGCGAGGCGCAGCGCAAGCAGTGGCTCGAGCCGCTGCTCGCCGGTGAGATCCGCTCGGCGTTCGCGATGACCGAGCCGGAGGTCGCCTCCTCCGACGCCACGAACATCACGACGCGCATCGAGCGCTCCGCCGACGGCTCCGAGTACGTCATCAGCGGGCGCAAGTGGTACATCTCGGGGGCGATGAACCCGGACTGCAAGATCTTCATCGTGATGGGCAAGACCGACCCCGACGGTGCGGACATCCGCCGCCAGCAGTCGATGGTGCTCGTCCCGCGCGACACCCCCGGACTCGAAGTCCGGCGCGCCATGCGGGTGTACGGGTATGAGGACCACTACCACGGCGGTCACGCCGAGGTCGTCTTCGACCGCGTCCGCGTCCCCGTGTCGAACCTGATCGGCGAGGAGGGCGGCGGCTTCGCCATCGCGCAGGCCCGGCTCGGTCCCGGCCGCATCCACCACTGCATGCGGCTGATCGGCATGGCGGAGCGGGCGATCGAGCTGATGTGCCGCCGGGCCGTGTCGCGTACGGCGTTCGGGAAGCCGCTCGCCCAGCAGGGCGTCGTGCAGGAGTGGATCGCGGACGCGCGGGTCGCCGTGGAGCAGCTGCGCCTGCTGGTCCTGAAGACGGCGTGGCTGATGGACACGGTCGGCAACAAGGGGGCGCACACGGAGATCCAGTCCATCAAGATCGCGACGCCGCGCGCGGTGGTGGACATCCTCGACCGCGCGGTGCAGCTGCACGGCGCGGGCGGCGTGAGCCAGGACTTCCCGCTCGCCGAGCTGTGGGCCGCGGCGCGGACGCTGCGCTTGGCGGACGGGCCGGACGAGGTGCACCAGCGGTCCCTCGCCCGGCGCGAACTGAAGCGGTACGTGTAG
- a CDS encoding TetR/AcrR family transcriptional regulator, with translation MARTTDGDGTPVPQRLLAAATRLFADQGYDRTSVQEIVEAAGVTKGALYHYFGSKDDLLHEVYARLLRVQQERLDAIADADAPVADRVRDAAADVVVSTIDNLDDASIFFRSMHHLGPEKNKQVRAERRRYHERFRALIEEGQASGVFSKATPADLVVDYHFGSVHHLSTWYRPEGPLSPRQVADHLADLLLRALRAP, from the coding sequence GTGGCCCGAACGACGGACGGTGACGGCACGCCCGTCCCGCAGCGACTCCTCGCCGCCGCCACCAGGCTCTTCGCCGACCAGGGCTACGACCGCACGTCGGTCCAGGAGATCGTGGAGGCGGCCGGCGTCACCAAGGGCGCGCTCTACCACTACTTCGGCTCCAAGGACGACCTGCTCCACGAGGTCTACGCCCGGCTGCTCCGCGTCCAGCAGGAGCGGCTCGACGCCATCGCCGACGCGGACGCGCCGGTCGCCGACCGGGTCCGCGACGCCGCGGCGGACGTCGTCGTCAGCACGATCGACAACCTCGACGACGCGTCGATCTTCTTCCGCTCCATGCACCACCTCGGACCGGAGAAGAACAAGCAGGTCCGGGCGGAGCGGCGCCGCTACCACGAACGCTTCCGGGCCCTGATCGAGGAGGGCCAGGCCTCGGGCGTCTTCTCCAAGGCGACGCCCGCGGACCTGGTGGTGGACTACCACTTCGGCTCGGTCCACCACCTGTCCACGTGGTACCGCCCGGAGGGCCCGCTCTCCCCGCGGCAGGTGGCGGACCACCTGGCGGACCTCCTCCTCCGGGCCCTGCGGGCCCCGTAA
- a CDS encoding class I adenylate-forming enzyme family protein, whose amino-acid sequence MPTGSPYAAKPWLARLNDAQRATVHPAPSVTDAFRAAVARAPEHTALAYFDGRLTYRETDALSDSVAGHLAARGVARGDRVAILLQNTPHFVLALLGAWKAGATVVPVNPMYRTAEVRHVLADAGATALICSDRAWETYLRDTAADSPVRVVLTACQLDLQTRNDTRVLDFERLPVADDAEDLIAVARQGTPAPDDRAHAPSDVALISYTSGTSGTPKGAMNTHGNITYNAERQRTGSGIPEGACYFAMAPLFHITGMVAQVAACIANAGTLALAYRFEAGVVLDAFAEHRPAYTVGPSTAFMALAAHPSVTRAHFDSFAMISSGGAPLPPALVEKFRASFGPYLHNGYGLTECTAPCASVPPGLESPVDPVSGTLAVGVPGPETVVRILDDLGEEVPFGEHGEIVVRGPQVVPGYWQRPDATAEAFPDGELRTGDIGFMDPAGWLYVVDRKKDMINASGFKVWPREVEDVLYTHPAVREAAVVGIPDSYRGETVKAYVSLRPGSDTRPDDLTAYCKERLAAYKYPREVEVLEELPKTTSGKILRRELRSRPTDSK is encoded by the coding sequence ATGCCCACCGGGTCCCCGTACGCCGCCAAGCCCTGGCTGGCCCGGCTCAACGACGCCCAGCGCGCCACCGTCCACCCCGCTCCCTCCGTGACCGACGCCTTCCGCGCCGCCGTCGCACGGGCCCCCGAACACACCGCGCTCGCCTACTTCGACGGCCGCCTGACCTACCGCGAGACCGACGCCCTCAGCGACTCCGTCGCTGGCCACCTCGCCGCACGGGGCGTCGCCCGCGGCGACCGCGTCGCGATCCTCCTCCAGAACACCCCGCACTTCGTGCTCGCGCTCCTCGGCGCGTGGAAGGCGGGCGCCACCGTCGTCCCCGTCAACCCCATGTACCGCACGGCGGAGGTACGGCACGTCCTCGCCGACGCCGGAGCGACCGCGCTGATCTGCTCCGACCGTGCCTGGGAGACGTACCTGCGCGACACCGCCGCCGACTCGCCGGTCCGTGTCGTCCTCACCGCCTGCCAGCTCGACCTGCAGACCCGCAACGACACCCGCGTCCTCGACTTCGAACGCCTGCCCGTCGCCGACGACGCCGAAGACCTGATCGCCGTCGCCCGCCAGGGCACCCCCGCCCCGGACGACCGCGCTCACGCCCCCTCCGACGTGGCGCTGATCAGCTACACGTCGGGCACCAGCGGCACCCCCAAGGGCGCCATGAACACCCACGGCAACATCACCTACAACGCGGAGCGCCAGCGCACCGGATCCGGCATACCCGAAGGCGCCTGCTACTTCGCGATGGCGCCGCTCTTCCACATCACCGGCATGGTCGCGCAGGTCGCCGCCTGCATCGCCAACGCGGGCACGCTCGCGCTCGCCTACCGCTTCGAGGCCGGAGTGGTGCTCGACGCCTTCGCCGAGCACCGGCCCGCGTACACCGTCGGCCCCTCCACCGCCTTCATGGCGCTCGCCGCCCACCCCTCGGTGACCCGCGCCCACTTCGACTCCTTCGCGATGATCTCCTCCGGCGGCGCGCCGCTGCCCCCGGCCCTCGTCGAGAAATTCCGCGCCTCCTTCGGCCCCTACCTCCACAACGGGTACGGCCTCACCGAGTGCACCGCCCCCTGCGCCTCCGTGCCGCCGGGACTGGAGTCCCCCGTCGACCCGGTCTCCGGCACCCTCGCCGTCGGCGTCCCGGGCCCCGAGACGGTCGTACGCATCCTGGACGACCTCGGCGAAGAGGTGCCGTTCGGGGAGCACGGCGAGATCGTCGTCCGCGGACCCCAGGTCGTCCCGGGGTACTGGCAGCGCCCCGACGCCACTGCCGAAGCCTTCCCCGACGGGGAACTGCGCACCGGCGACATCGGGTTCATGGACCCGGCGGGCTGGCTCTACGTCGTCGACCGCAAGAAGGACATGATCAACGCGTCCGGCTTCAAGGTGTGGCCCCGCGAGGTCGAGGACGTCCTCTACACCCACCCCGCCGTCCGCGAGGCGGCCGTCGTCGGCATCCCCGACAGCTACCGCGGCGAGACCGTGAAGGCGTACGTCAGCCTCCGCCCCGGCAGCGACACCCGGCCCGACGACCTGACCGCGTACTGCAAGGAACGGCTCGCCGCGTACAAGTATCCGCGCGAGGTCGAGGTACTGGAGGAGTTGCCGAAGACGACAAGTGGGAAGATCCTCCGGCGGGAACTGCGTTCCCGCCCGACCGACAGCAAGTGA
- a CDS encoding SDR family oxidoreductase — MVETLLDKGVVVTGGGGGIGAALARRFAAEGARVVVNDLDGTKAKAVADEIGGIAVPGDASTIVPEAREALGGTVDVYCANAGLGSGGSEAAPEEVWAAAWDVNVMAHVRAAHALLPDWLERGSGRFVSTVSAAGLLTMIGAAPYSVTKHGAYAFAEWLSLTYRHRGIKVHAICPQGVRTDMLAATGTAGDLVLTPTAIEPDDVAAALFAGMAEDRFLVLPHPEVAAFYRARAETPDKWLKGMNHIQQKWEESER; from the coding sequence ATCGTGGAAACCCTGCTGGACAAGGGAGTCGTCGTCACGGGCGGAGGCGGCGGCATAGGGGCCGCACTCGCCCGCCGCTTCGCCGCCGAAGGGGCGCGCGTCGTCGTCAACGACCTCGACGGCACCAAGGCGAAGGCCGTCGCCGACGAGATCGGCGGCATCGCCGTGCCCGGCGACGCGTCCACGATCGTGCCCGAGGCCCGCGAGGCGCTCGGCGGCACCGTCGACGTGTACTGCGCCAACGCCGGGCTCGGCTCCGGCGGCAGCGAGGCCGCGCCCGAGGAGGTCTGGGCCGCCGCCTGGGACGTCAACGTCATGGCCCACGTGCGGGCGGCCCACGCGCTGCTCCCCGACTGGCTGGAGCGCGGCAGCGGCCGCTTCGTCTCCACCGTCTCCGCGGCCGGTCTGCTCACCATGATCGGCGCCGCGCCCTACAGCGTCACCAAGCACGGCGCGTACGCCTTCGCCGAGTGGCTCTCCCTCACGTACCGCCACCGCGGCATCAAGGTCCACGCGATCTGCCCGCAGGGCGTCCGCACCGACATGCTCGCCGCCACCGGCACCGCGGGCGACCTCGTGCTCACCCCCACGGCCATCGAACCGGACGACGTCGCCGCCGCGCTCTTCGCCGGCATGGCGGAGGACCGCTTCCTCGTCCTGCCGCACCCCGAGGTGGCCGCGTTCTACCGGGCCCGCGCCGAGACTCCCGACAAGTGGCTGAAGGGCATGAACCACATCCAGCAGAAGTGGGAGGAGAGCGAGCGGTGA